Part of the Bacillus sp. N1-1 genome, GTTCTCACTTTTCCATTTGGTGAAATGGTTGTTTTTACGATGTTTTTACCCTTTTTAAACGAAAAGAGAGATGGTCAAAAAACAGGTATGTACGCCATCCTCCTAAGCGGAATTATTCTTACGATTACCGTTATCTTTCAAATCGGCGTATTGGGCGTCTATCAAGCAGCAAGCTCCACTTTCCCTCTGTTAGACACGATTGGGAAAGTTAATATCCAGGACATTATTCAACGTCTTGATCCCATCGCCATCCTGATTCTAATGATAGGCGGATTTATAAAAATCATTATTTTCTTATTTGCATCAGCCATCAGCCTTTCCACAGCTTTTTCAATCAAAAAGTGGAAGGTGCTAACGGGTATCATCACGTGTGTCGCTCTTATTGCCTCCACCCTAATTGGAAGAAACTATCTAGAACATATCCAAATCGGATTAAATGTCGTTCCATATTATGTCCATCCTCCCTTTCAAATTGGGATTCCTCTTCTTCTTTTTCTAGTGATGCACTTGAAAAATTGGCGTGTACACAAATGACCCATACTTATAGCTTCTATTTCAAAGAGTGGGTGTAGTTGAATAACTTTGATCGAAATCAAATCGCCAATCACGCCATCTTCATTCAACAAAAAAAGCCTCCTATCCCAAAGGTAGAAGGCTTAAAATATTCTACTTACTATTAATTATTAGCTTCTAGCCTTTCGTTCCAGCTTGGATTTCATCCTCACAAAATGCCTTTCCAGACGTTTGTTCACTTCTTCATGCTTCTCAAGTGCTACAGAGTGACCCGCTTTCCCAACTACTTCACAACGGCCATTCTCGACTTTCTTCGCAATGTTCTCAGATAGCTGAATCGAATAAGCGTGATCCTGTTCTCCTGCAATCGCTAGAACTGGTATCTTGACGTCTTCTAACTCTTCAAGAACACTCTTTCGATGTATTACCTGATGAGCAGCGTCGCCAATCGATGGTTCTAGCTTCTTCATATAATTGCGCCAATAGTTTCGTTCCCTTTCTAACGACAACGACGCAAGCGAGGCATCACCAAACATAATATACATCAGGGTATCGACCACTTCTTCCGCTCCGTTCTTCTGAAGCTGAGTAACGAGCGGCTGGAATTCTTCTTTCTTATACTCTGCTTCCGCTGAACTTCCTAGAACGACACACGAAAGAAGGAGATCTGGCCTTCTAGCCGCCAGTCTAAGCGCAATAAATCCTCCCATCGAATTCCCGATAAAATGACACTTCTGAATACCAAGACCTTCAATCAACGCGGCCGCATCATTTGTAAGCGTATCCATATCAAGGTTTTCTAAAGAAGACCGACCGCTATTCCCCTGGCCACGGTGGTCGTAGCAAATCACTCTATAATCCTTTGAAAAGTGTTCCACCTGATGTTGAAACATATCCGAATTAAAAAACAGCGAATGACTAAAAACCAAAACCGGTGCATCCTTTGGACCATAATCTTCATAATAGAGCGGTGTTTCGTTCACTTCAATAAACGACACGGGTAACCCTCTCCTTTAATATGAATTTTGATATGGTATGACTCTACAAAGTTCGCTACCAGTTTGCAAATCCCTCTTTTGAAATGAACCGCGCCCGAAAAATTACAGAAAAAAGCATTCGACAAATAGTTCCAAATATCGGGTGGTGAAAGGCACTCTCGAACCACCGGTCAACCTGACCGGCCCAAACCGGTCCAACCACTCCACCAAGCTACATGATGGCTCGTTCAATCCCCACCTTAACCACTCGCTTCGTTTCGTTCGCTTCCAAGGCAGATAATATTACCTGTAACGACTTCATCCCTTCTTCTCCACTCACGGCTGGAACGGTGTCTTGTACGATGCATTCTACGAAATTCTCGATTACGTGCGTGGTTTGCTGTCCACCTGCTTCATTTGTTTGGATTTTCTGAAGTTCATACTTTAAAACATCGCCGTTCTTATACTGCACCACCAGCGAATGTTTCGGATCATCCTCCAGGCGAAGCACCGCATTTTCCCCATAGATTACCGTTGCATTATCTCCTCCTGAAACATAAGACCAACTCGCAGTCAAAGTCCCAATTACACCCTTCTCCGTTTTAAGGATACAAACCGCATTATCATCAACGTCCGTATTTTCCTTCGCATTTGTTTCTACAAACGCGCCAACTTCAACGATCTCCCCAAGCAAGTAGCGCATAAGGTCAGACTTATGTACACCAAGATCTCCCATTGCACCTATGAACGCCCTCTCTTTATCAAAGAACCAGCTTCCTACTCCATCAATGCTCCACTGCTCAGGACCAGGGTGACCAAACGTAGTCCGGAAGCTATAGATTTTACCAACCTCTCCACTTTCAATTAATCCCTTCGCTTTTACATGTGAAGCAACGAATCGCTGATTGTGAGCGATCATCAACTTTTTACCGTTTACAACAGCCGCCTGATTCATGGCTTCTGCCTCCTCACGTGAAGTTGCCATTGGCTTCTCGCAGAGGACATGCTTGCCCGCATTCAATGCCGCGATAGACACAGGGGCATGTAGAGCATTTGGTAAGCATACGCTCACCGCATCAATCTCAGCAACATCAAGTAAGTCCAAATAATCCGTGTAATCTTTACCCCCATATAAACTCACCATTTCCTCTGCTCGTTCCTTCACCACATCACAGACCGCCACAATTTCTACATTCTTCTCCGCATGGTATTCCGGCAAATGACGACGTCTGGCAATGCTGCCACATCCGATAACCGCTACTTTCAATTTTTCCATATTCTCATTCCCTCCATAATCTTTCTTAAGATAAAATTTCACTTGGTAGCGCTTCAGGTTGTTTGCATGTACTTCTCATCTTATAATGCTCGCCCTTCACTGAAGAATCATGAATACCATGCATCACTTCAAGAACATGATACGCAAGCTCTCCACTTGCCCTCGGTTCACGCCCAGAGCATAAAGCGTCCACCATATCTATCACACCAATACCTCGGCTATTTTCAAGAGATCCGTGAGTGAATGCGACTTCCGTCCATTCCGTCTCGCCAGGTTTCCGCAAGAGTACCGGTCCACCGAACGTATTCGGATCTGGTACACTCAACGATCCACTAGTTCCATAAATTTCTAGAAAAGGAGTTTTCGATCCCCAAACATCAAAGCTAGTAATCATAGTTCCAATTGCCCCATTTTTAAAATCAAGGATCCCTGTAACATGCGTCGGAGTTTCAACGTTTATTTTCTGTCCATACTTAGGCTCACTAGTAATCGTGCGTTCTGATGACGTTATTCGCGCTGATCCGGTTAAGCGACGAATTGGACCAATCAAATGGATGAGCGCCGTTAAATAATAAGGCCCCATATCAAACATTGGCCCTGCACCCGCTCGATAGAAAAATTCCGGATCGGGATGCCAGCTTTCGGGACCATGTCCCATCATGAAGGCCGTAGCAGCAACAGGCTCACCAATCGCGCCGTCCTTGATCAACTCCCTACATGTCTGTAGTCCACCACCAAGAAATGTATCAGGAGCGACACCTACTAAA contains:
- a CDS encoding Gfo/Idh/MocA family oxidoreductase, yielding MEQIRIGVIGCGNISDIYLTNLQKLESLAVVAVSDLNHDKAIEKAEKYEIPHVLSVDELLESEAIDLVLNLTIPAAHAEVSLRALEAGKHVYSEKPLAITLADGEKVLAKAKEKDLLVGVAPDTFLGGGLQTCRELIKDGAIGEPVAATAFMMGHGPESWHPDPEFFYRAGAGPMFDMGPYYLTALIHLIGPIRRLTGSARITSSERTITSEPKYGQKINVETPTHVTGILDFKNGAIGTMITSFDVWGSKTPFLEIYGTSGSLSVPDPNTFGGPVLLRKPGETEWTEVAFTHGSLENSRGIGVIDMVDALCSGREPRASGELAYHVLEVMHGIHDSSVKGEHYKMRSTCKQPEALPSEILS
- a CDS encoding Gfo/Idh/MocA family oxidoreductase, which produces MEKLKVAVIGCGSIARRRHLPEYHAEKNVEIVAVCDVVKERAEEMVSLYGGKDYTDYLDLLDVAEIDAVSVCLPNALHAPVSIAALNAGKHVLCEKPMATSREEAEAMNQAAVVNGKKLMIAHNQRFVASHVKAKGLIESGEVGKIYSFRTTFGHPGPEQWSIDGVGSWFFDKERAFIGAMGDLGVHKSDLMRYLLGEIVEVGAFVETNAKENTDVDDNAVCILKTEKGVIGTLTASWSYVSGGDNATVIYGENAVLRLEDDPKHSLVVQYKNGDVLKYELQKIQTNEAGGQQTTHVIENFVECIVQDTVPAVSGEEGMKSLQVILSALEANETKRVVKVGIERAIM
- a CDS encoding alpha/beta hydrolase, which translates into the protein MSFIEVNETPLYYEDYGPKDAPVLVFSHSLFFNSDMFQHQVEHFSKDYRVICYDHRGQGNSGRSSLENLDMDTLTNDAAALIEGLGIQKCHFIGNSMGGFIALRLAARRPDLLLSCVVLGSSAEAEYKKEEFQPLVTQLQKNGAEEVVDTLMYIMFGDASLASLSLERERNYWRNYMKKLEPSIGDAAHQVIHRKSVLEELEDVKIPVLAIAGEQDHAYSIQLSENIAKKVENGRCEVVGKAGHSVALEKHEEVNKRLERHFVRMKSKLERKARS